A single region of the Demequina sp. genome encodes:
- the thrC gene encoding threonine synthase, producing MAHQWQGVVREYLDFMPFAAEDRVVTLGEGGTPLVYAESISREVGAEVFVKVEGMNPTGSFKDRGMTAALTQVVKEGDHTVVCASTGNTSASAAAYAAHAGLRCVVMIPQGKIAAGKMAQAIMHGADLVQVDGNFDECLDIVRSLSNDYPIALVNSVNPYRLHGQKSGAFEIVDTLGDAPDIHMLPVGNAGNISAYWMGFREYAAAGVATKLPKIWGVQAAGAAPFVAGHPIKDPETVATAIRIGNPASWDLAVAARDESGGWIRAVSDASILSAQARLAADVGVFVEPASAAGVAGLLAAGALGEVPRGAKITITVTGNGLKDTATALAGREIEPVVIPVDVEAAAAALGL from the coding sequence ATGGCTCACCAGTGGCAGGGCGTTGTCCGCGAGTACCTGGACTTCATGCCGTTCGCGGCCGAGGACCGGGTGGTGACCCTCGGCGAGGGCGGCACGCCGCTCGTCTACGCCGAGTCCATCTCGCGCGAGGTTGGCGCGGAGGTCTTCGTCAAGGTCGAGGGGATGAACCCGACCGGATCGTTCAAAGACCGCGGCATGACGGCGGCGCTCACCCAGGTGGTGAAGGAGGGCGACCACACGGTCGTGTGCGCCTCGACGGGCAACACCTCCGCCTCCGCAGCGGCCTACGCGGCTCACGCTGGGTTGCGGTGCGTCGTGATGATCCCCCAGGGGAAGATCGCGGCCGGCAAGATGGCCCAGGCGATCATGCACGGCGCGGACCTGGTGCAGGTGGACGGCAACTTCGACGAGTGCCTCGACATCGTGCGGTCGCTCTCGAACGACTACCCCATTGCACTGGTGAATTCGGTGAATCCGTATCGGCTGCACGGGCAGAAGTCAGGTGCCTTCGAGATCGTCGACACCCTGGGCGACGCCCCTGATATTCACATGCTTCCGGTGGGCAACGCGGGCAACATCTCGGCGTATTGGATGGGTTTCCGCGAGTACGCCGCCGCTGGGGTCGCGACCAAGCTGCCCAAGATCTGGGGCGTCCAGGCGGCCGGGGCCGCGCCCTTCGTCGCCGGCCACCCCATCAAGGACCCGGAGACCGTCGCGACCGCCATCCGCATCGGCAATCCCGCGTCGTGGGACCTGGCCGTAGCCGCGAGGGACGAGTCCGGCGGCTGGATCCGCGCGGTCTCCGATGCCTCGATCCTCTCGGCGCAGGCGCGCCTCGCTGCCGACGTCGGCGTGTTCGTCGAGCCCGCGTCCGCGGCCGGAGTTGCCGGGCTGCTCGCGGCCGGCGCGCTCGGCGAGGTGCCGCGCGGGGCCAAGATCACGATCACCGTCACTGGAAACGGTCTCAAGGACACCGCGACGGCGCTCGCGGGGCGCGAGATCGAGCCCGTGGTGATCCCCGTTGATGTTGAGGCGGCGGCGGCCGCGCTGGGGCTGTAG
- the thrB gene encoding homoserine kinase has product MRLVADHVVVSVPATAGNLGPGFDALGMALGVRDEVEVKAVASGETTIEIFGEGAETLARDESHLVVRALREALDSVGASQVGLEIRATNRIPHGKGLGSSAAAVVAGITAARAMLAEPEALDAAAALRLATAFEGHPDNAAPAIYGGATVAWVDSEGAHASELALDPAIETAVLIPESTLPTKEARAVLPPQVPHTHAAFNVGRAALLVNALGGHPELLLPATEDKLHQTYRADVMAPAVAMLQHLRAQGLAAVVSGAGPSVLVLGTDLAGLTWPEGIGEQTWELIHTVGPVAGARARRL; this is encoded by the coding sequence ATGCGCCTCGTCGCCGATCACGTCGTCGTCTCGGTCCCGGCAACGGCCGGCAACCTGGGTCCCGGCTTCGACGCTCTCGGCATGGCGCTTGGCGTTCGCGATGAGGTGGAGGTCAAGGCCGTCGCCTCCGGCGAGACCACCATCGAGATCTTCGGCGAGGGCGCTGAGACACTCGCTCGGGACGAATCGCACCTGGTAGTCCGCGCTTTGCGCGAGGCGCTCGACTCGGTGGGCGCGTCGCAAGTGGGTCTCGAGATCCGCGCCACCAACCGCATCCCGCACGGGAAGGGGCTCGGGTCGTCGGCGGCTGCCGTCGTCGCCGGCATCACGGCCGCGCGCGCGATGCTCGCCGAGCCGGAGGCCCTTGACGCCGCGGCAGCGCTGCGCCTGGCCACCGCCTTCGAGGGACACCCAGACAACGCGGCGCCCGCCATCTACGGCGGCGCCACGGTCGCGTGGGTGGATTCCGAGGGCGCGCACGCCTCGGAACTCGCGCTCGACCCCGCGATCGAGACCGCCGTGCTGATTCCAGAGTCGACGCTTCCCACCAAGGAGGCGCGCGCGGTGCTCCCGCCCCAGGTGCCGCACACCCATGCGGCGTTCAACGTCGGTCGAGCCGCGCTGCTCGTCAACGCCCTCGGCGGCCACCCGGAGCTGCTCCTGCCCGCCACCGAGGACAAGCTCCACCAGACCTATCGAGCGGACGTCATGGCGCCCGCGGTCGCGATGCTGCAGCACCTGCGGGCCCAGGGCCTTGCGGCTGTCGTCTCCGGAGCCGGCCCGTCCGTGCTGGTGCTGGGCACGGACCTTGCCGGCCTCACCTGGCCAGAGGGCATCGGCGAGCAAACGTGGGAACTGATCCACACCGTCGGGCCGGTTGCGGGGGCCAGGGCCAGGCGCCTCTAG
- a CDS encoding patatin-like phospholipase family protein, translated as MAGADLRYEPHLGLALGGGGALGAAHCGVLEVLHERGIVPTIVVGTSAGSIAGGAYANGRDPYELTELVIQASWGDFGTFSMTPGLGLLDTEGLRDTVDRIGHDSMIEDLPIRFAAVATDLGTEESVLIDHGSLVEAIGASIAVPGLFRPKQLDGRTFVDGGVIQNLPLEAAFTMGATHVIGVRLAPEWDYLPSMRTALRVHEYEIRDDVTLITPRLRHRSQWVARDLPGLVQLGREAAELALADYPIVNPRPESASPATEPVEPAAPDEPARPRGVAAFFQRRSLPSPTPDSPQ; from the coding sequence ATGGCAGGGGCGGACCTCCGTTACGAACCGCACCTTGGGCTCGCCCTCGGCGGTGGCGGCGCGCTGGGCGCCGCGCATTGCGGGGTGCTCGAGGTGCTGCACGAGCGCGGCATCGTGCCCACCATCGTGGTCGGCACGTCCGCGGGCTCGATAGCCGGGGGCGCCTACGCGAACGGCCGCGACCCTTACGAACTCACCGAGCTCGTGATCCAGGCGAGTTGGGGCGACTTCGGCACGTTCTCCATGACGCCGGGCCTCGGACTGCTCGACACGGAGGGCCTCCGTGACACCGTGGACCGCATCGGGCACGACTCGATGATCGAGGACCTTCCCATCAGGTTCGCGGCCGTCGCCACGGACCTTGGCACCGAGGAGTCGGTCCTCATCGACCACGGCTCCCTCGTGGAGGCGATCGGCGCGTCCATCGCGGTGCCCGGCCTGTTCCGGCCAAAGCAGTTGGACGGCCGCACCTTCGTGGACGGCGGAGTCATCCAGAACCTCCCGCTCGAGGCTGCCTTCACGATGGGCGCCACGCACGTGATTGGTGTGCGCTTGGCGCCGGAGTGGGACTACCTGCCAAGCATGCGCACCGCGTTGCGCGTCCACGAGTACGAGATCCGCGATGACGTCACGTTGATCACGCCGCGGTTGCGCCACCGCTCACAGTGGGTGGCGCGCGACCTTCCGGGCCTGGTGCAGCTGGGTCGCGAGGCGGCCGAACTCGCCCTCGCGGACTACCCGATCGTCAACCCGCGGCCGGAGTCGGCGAGTCCAGCTACGGAGCCAGTTGAGCCGGCAGCCCCGGATGAGCCTGCGCGACCGCGGGGTGTCGCAGCGTTCTTTCAGCGACGTTCACTCCCTTCGCCAACGCCGGATTCGCCTCAATAG
- a CDS encoding aldo/keto reductase, protein MQQRRIGDRTVSAIGLGGMPMSIEGRPDRERSIATIHAALDAGVTFIDTADAYNRDENETGHNEILIAEALRTYGADTSHVLVATKGGLIRPGDGSWLRNGHPEYLKAAAKASCLRLGVEAIGLYQFHRADPSVAYTDSVGALAELLDEGVIQMAGVSNAEIAMIAAADEVLGGRLVSVQNQFSPRFATTYGELQYTVENGMAFLPWSPLGGISSAGALGSRHAAFGSVATAHGVSPQQVALAWELSLSDSVVPIPGASRPESVTDSARAGEVELTAEDLAALDASVGLTR, encoded by the coding sequence ATGCAGCAGCGTCGGATAGGCGACCGGACCGTCAGCGCCATAGGCCTAGGCGGCATGCCCATGTCGATCGAGGGGCGGCCGGACCGCGAGCGCTCGATCGCCACGATCCACGCCGCGCTCGACGCGGGCGTCACGTTCATCGACACCGCGGACGCCTACAACCGGGACGAGAATGAGACGGGGCACAACGAGATCCTCATCGCCGAGGCGCTGCGAACCTATGGCGCGGACACCTCCCACGTGCTCGTTGCCACCAAGGGCGGACTGATCCGGCCCGGCGACGGCTCGTGGCTGCGGAACGGGCATCCCGAGTACCTGAAGGCCGCGGCGAAGGCGTCCTGTTTGCGACTTGGGGTGGAGGCCATTGGGCTGTACCAGTTCCACCGCGCGGATCCCTCGGTTGCCTACACGGACTCGGTGGGCGCGCTCGCCGAGCTGCTTGACGAGGGCGTCATTCAGATGGCGGGCGTCTCGAACGCGGAGATCGCCATGATTGCCGCCGCCGATGAGGTGCTCGGTGGGCGGCTGGTGTCGGTGCAGAACCAGTTCTCGCCGCGATTCGCGACCACCTATGGCGAACTCCAGTACACCGTGGAAAACGGGATGGCGTTCCTGCCGTGGTCGCCGCTTGGCGGAATCTCGTCTGCCGGTGCTCTGGGGTCCCGGCACGCGGCGTTCGGTTCTGTTGCGACCGCGCACGGGGTCTCGCCCCAGCAGGTGGCGCTCGCGTGGGAGCTCTCGCTGTCCGATTCCGTGGTGCCGATCCCTGGGGCGTCGCGTCCGGAGTCGGTCACCGATTCCGCGCGTGCCGGTGAGGTGGAGTTGACGGCCGAGGACTTGGCCGCGCTCGATGCCTCGGTGGGGCTGACGCGCTAG
- a CDS encoding MBL fold metallo-hydrolase has protein sequence MTAVTATLVGGPTLVFTYAGLTVITDPTFSEPGEYGGLTKTRGPALPVQRLGAIDLALVSHDHHPDNLDPEGRAVLAQVPVAITTTAGAARVPGTIGLEPWTSVQVGAATVTAVPALHGPPHVAEHTGPVIGFVLEADGAPTVYFSGDNSEVAVAREIAAAFPEVALAILCAGAARVANRGPDPLTLDAARVFEVANLWPDVLIVPVHTDDWAHFSEPGATLQENWSGASGRLRILEPGVITDLA, from the coding sequence GTGACCGCTGTAACCGCCACCCTCGTCGGCGGCCCCACCCTCGTCTTCACCTACGCAGGCCTCACCGTCATCACCGACCCCACGTTCAGCGAGCCCGGCGAGTACGGCGGCCTCACCAAGACCCGCGGCCCCGCGCTGCCCGTGCAGCGCCTTGGAGCGATCGACCTCGCGCTCGTCTCCCATGACCACCACCCGGACAACCTCGACCCCGAGGGCCGCGCCGTCTTGGCGCAGGTGCCCGTAGCGATCACGACCACGGCCGGCGCCGCCCGCGTGCCAGGCACGATAGGCCTCGAGCCGTGGACGTCGGTGCAGGTTGGCGCCGCCACGGTCACCGCCGTGCCGGCGCTCCACGGCCCGCCGCACGTCGCCGAGCACACAGGCCCCGTCATCGGCTTCGTCCTTGAGGCCGACGGCGCGCCCACCGTCTACTTCTCCGGAGACAATTCTGAGGTTGCGGTGGCGAGGGAGATCGCGGCCGCATTCCCTGAGGTCGCGCTCGCGATCCTGTGCGCGGGAGCGGCCCGCGTGGCCAACCGCGGCCCGGACCCGCTGACTCTAGACGCGGCCCGCGTCTTCGAGGTCGCCAACCTGTGGCCGGACGTGCTCATCGTTCCCGTCCACACCGACGACTGGGCCCACTTCAGCGAGCCAGGGGCGACGTTGCAGGAGAACTGGAGCGGAGCGTCGGGCCGGCTGAGAATCCTTGAGCCGGGTGTCATAACCGACCTGGCGTGA
- a CDS encoding NAD-binding protein, with product MAKPGISARLRYRFDNLMARGNVAVIGLLGLISLIWVIVAGLVAFIFNVFPSDSGGYTFIEAIWRQLTFTLDPGTFSGDIGWPWRLLSLLTTLFGVLVVASLIGVVSAAFDDRIAALRKGRSAVVENGHTVILGWNSKVFTIISELVIANESESKPVVVVLADRDRVDMEEAIAEKVPQLKNTKVVCRSGNPLDQDELLRANPFEAKSLIVLGDEDAPDTDATTIKTALALTNHPERPEGEITVVGEINRPENLPIAKLVGKDEAQWILPLETISKVTVQTCRQSGLSRVYTELLQFDGDEIYFTDQPSLVGLTYLECQMRFDSSTVIGVITQEGALLNPAADRTLGEGEQLIVIAEDDSTIALAAQRGVANDAHVTGLPAVEMAPERTLILGSHSQLPLIVGELHEYAPAGSVVTIVTDYKLPKLAETPGLEVEIKRANTTNRAALEALAPETYDHILVLAYRDHLDMETADSRTLVTLLQLRELASEAGTNFNIVSEMLDDRNRRLAEVTKADDFIVSDNLISLMMAQISENPQLNEVYGVLFSSDGPEIYLRPAEWYVELGVPVNFFTVAAGAAKRSETAIGYRDVTPEGLGDARATIRINPAKQEERVYNEGDLIIVLAED from the coding sequence ATGGCCAAGCCAGGTATCAGCGCTCGGTTGCGTTACCGCTTCGACAACCTGATGGCGCGAGGCAACGTCGCCGTCATTGGACTGCTGGGGCTGATCAGCCTCATCTGGGTGATCGTCGCCGGCCTCGTCGCCTTCATCTTCAACGTGTTTCCCTCCGACTCCGGCGGCTACACGTTCATCGAGGCCATCTGGCGACAGCTGACCTTCACGCTGGACCCCGGGACCTTCTCGGGTGACATCGGCTGGCCGTGGCGGCTGCTGTCGCTCCTCACCACGCTGTTCGGTGTGCTCGTGGTCGCGAGCCTCATCGGTGTCGTGTCCGCGGCGTTCGACGACCGTATCGCGGCTCTCCGCAAGGGCCGTTCCGCGGTGGTCGAGAATGGCCACACCGTGATCCTGGGGTGGAACTCCAAGGTCTTCACCATCATCTCGGAACTGGTCATCGCCAACGAATCGGAGAGCAAGCCCGTGGTTGTGGTGCTCGCCGATCGCGACCGCGTGGACATGGAAGAGGCCATCGCGGAGAAGGTCCCCCAGTTGAAGAACACCAAGGTCGTGTGTCGATCCGGCAACCCTCTGGATCAGGACGAGCTGCTGCGCGCCAACCCGTTCGAGGCGAAGTCGCTCATCGTGCTCGGCGACGAGGACGCCCCTGACACCGACGCGACCACCATCAAGACCGCACTCGCCCTCACCAACCACCCGGAGCGCCCGGAGGGCGAGATCACGGTGGTCGGCGAGATCAATAGGCCGGAGAACCTCCCTATCGCCAAGCTCGTTGGCAAGGACGAGGCCCAGTGGATCCTCCCGCTCGAGACGATCTCCAAGGTGACCGTGCAGACCTGCCGCCAGTCGGGCCTGTCCCGCGTCTACACGGAGCTGCTCCAGTTCGACGGCGACGAGATCTACTTCACCGACCAGCCGTCGCTCGTTGGCCTCACGTACCTCGAGTGCCAGATGCGGTTTGACTCGTCCACCGTGATCGGCGTCATCACACAGGAAGGCGCCTTGCTGAACCCGGCAGCCGACCGCACGCTGGGTGAGGGCGAGCAGCTGATCGTGATCGCGGAGGATGACTCGACGATCGCCCTCGCCGCCCAGCGTGGCGTCGCCAACGACGCCCACGTCACGGGTCTGCCCGCAGTGGAGATGGCTCCCGAACGGACCCTCATTCTCGGCTCGCACTCGCAGCTGCCGCTCATCGTCGGCGAGCTTCACGAGTACGCGCCCGCGGGTTCAGTGGTGACGATCGTGACGGACTACAAGCTCCCCAAGCTCGCGGAGACGCCCGGGCTCGAGGTGGAGATCAAGCGCGCCAACACGACCAACCGGGCCGCCCTTGAGGCCCTAGCGCCGGAGACCTACGATCACATCCTGGTGCTCGCGTACCGCGATCACCTCGATATGGAGACAGCGGACTCCCGGACCCTGGTCACGCTGCTTCAGCTACGCGAGCTGGCGTCGGAAGCGGGCACCAACTTCAATATCGTCTCGGAGATGCTCGACGACAGGAATCGCCGCCTCGCCGAGGTCACCAAGGCAGACGACTTCATCGTCAGCGACAACCTGATCAGCCTGATGATGGCCCAGATCTCCGAGAACCCTCAGCTCAACGAAGTGTACGGAGTGCTGTTCTCCTCGGACGGCCCTGAGATCTACCTGCGTCCTGCGGAGTGGTACGTCGAGCTGGGCGTCCCGGTGAACTTCTTCACGGTTGCCGCGGGCGCCGCGAAGCGCTCCGAGACGGCGATCGGCTACCGCGACGTGACACCGGAGGGCTTGGGCGACGCCCGCGCAACCATTCGCATCAACCCCGCCAAGCAGGAGGAGCGCGTCTACAACGAGGGCGACCTCATCATCGTTCTTGCGGAGGACTGA
- the argS gene encoding arginine--tRNA ligase, with translation MTPEELTATILAAIEAGVADGTFAIDGDIGEVRVERPRQRDHGDWATNVAMQLGKRAGLTPREFAEKLAALLEAEPGIESLEVAGPGFLNIRLRADAAGELARGIVEFGEGYGSGESLHGKHVNIEFVSANPTGPIHLGGTRWAAVGDSLARLLEFHGAQVTREYYFNDHGAQIDRFAASLLAAIKGEEAPEDGYAGEYIQDIANEVMVEAMAAGDADPLELPEDEAFEFFRDRGVGLMFEQIKKSLHDFGVDFDVYFHEDSLHNSGAVDKAIAHLKKTGALYESEGAWWLRSTDYGDDRDRVVIRSDGRPAYIAGDLAYFQDKRHRGADLCIYLLGADHHGYIARLKAAAAAFGDDPENVEVKIGQMVNLVKDGEPVRMSKRAGTVVALEDLVEAVGVDAARYALVRSSADSNIDIDLDLLASQSNSNPVFYVQYAHARTAGVARNAAEYGIRREDGFAPELLTHESEAALLGILGEFPRVVTQAVEFREQLRVARYLEQLAAAYHGWYDRTRVTPLGDEQVSDLHRTRLWLNDAAGQVLRNGLALLGVSAPERM, from the coding sequence GTGACCCCAGAGGAACTGACCGCAACCATCCTTGCCGCCATCGAGGCGGGCGTCGCCGACGGCACGTTCGCGATCGACGGCGACATCGGCGAGGTGCGCGTGGAGCGCCCGCGCCAGCGGGACCACGGCGACTGGGCAACCAACGTCGCCATGCAGCTCGGCAAGCGGGCCGGCCTGACTCCCCGGGAGTTTGCGGAGAAGCTCGCCGCGCTGCTCGAGGCCGAGCCCGGCATCGAGTCGCTCGAGGTGGCGGGCCCCGGTTTCCTCAACATCCGGCTCCGGGCCGACGCTGCCGGCGAGCTCGCGCGCGGAATCGTCGAGTTCGGCGAGGGTTACGGCTCGGGCGAGTCCCTGCACGGCAAGCACGTGAACATCGAGTTCGTCTCAGCGAACCCCACTGGCCCCATTCACCTTGGGGGTACCCGCTGGGCCGCGGTCGGCGACTCGCTCGCGCGGCTGCTCGAATTCCACGGTGCTCAGGTCACTCGCGAGTACTACTTCAACGACCATGGCGCGCAGATCGACCGCTTCGCCGCGTCGCTGCTCGCCGCGATCAAGGGTGAAGAGGCGCCCGAGGACGGCTACGCGGGCGAGTACATCCAGGACATCGCGAACGAGGTCATGGTGGAGGCGATGGCCGCGGGCGACGCGGACCCGCTGGAGCTCCCCGAAGACGAGGCCTTCGAGTTCTTCCGTGACCGCGGGGTCGGCCTCATGTTCGAGCAGATCAAGAAGTCGCTCCACGACTTTGGCGTGGACTTCGACGTGTACTTCCACGAGGACTCGCTGCACAACTCGGGCGCCGTGGACAAGGCGATCGCCCACCTCAAGAAGACCGGCGCGCTCTACGAGTCGGAGGGCGCCTGGTGGCTGCGCTCCACTGACTATGGCGACGACCGCGACCGCGTGGTCATCCGCTCCGACGGCCGTCCCGCCTATATCGCCGGCGACCTCGCGTACTTCCAGGACAAGCGCCACCGCGGCGCCGACCTGTGCATCTACCTGCTCGGCGCCGACCACCACGGCTACATCGCGCGGCTCAAGGCCGCGGCCGCCGCGTTCGGCGACGACCCCGAGAACGTCGAGGTCAAGATCGGCCAGATGGTCAACCTCGTCAAGGACGGCGAGCCGGTGCGGATGTCCAAGCGCGCCGGGACCGTGGTGGCGCTCGAGGACCTCGTGGAGGCCGTTGGCGTCGACGCCGCGCGCTACGCCCTGGTCCGCTCCTCGGCGGACTCGAACATCGACATCGACCTTGACCTGCTCGCGTCCCAGTCCAACTCCAACCCCGTGTTCTATGTGCAGTACGCGCACGCGCGCACGGCCGGGGTGGCCCGGAACGCCGCCGAGTACGGCATTCGCCGCGAGGACGGCTTCGCACCCGAACTGCTCACGCACGAGTCCGAGGCCGCCCTGCTGGGCATCCTGGGCGAGTTCCCGCGCGTCGTCACGCAGGCCGTCGAGTTCCGTGAGCAGCTCCGCGTTGCCCGCTACCTCGAGCAGCTCGCGGCGGCGTATCACGGCTGGTACGACCGCACTCGCGTGACCCCGCTCGGCGACGAGCAGGTCTCGGACCTGCACCGCACCCGCCTGTGGCTCAACGACGCCGCTGGCCAGGTGCTGCGCAACGGGCTCGCTCTGCTCGGGGTCTCGGCCCCGGAACGGATGTAG
- a CDS encoding sugar ABC transporter ATP-binding protein, with product MIEDDHPASLLEVRGLTKSFGPAKALKGVDLDVRPGEVHCVLGQNGAGKSTLIKTLSGAHQPDEGEIRWQGEAVTIANPVAALELGIATMYQELDVVDGLTVAENIYLGHELSTGGVLNRRAANKATRELMARLGHPDLTPSREVGSLSPANKQIVAMARALSHDIKLMIMDEPSAVLDSEEVDNLFRIVEELTDQGISVIYISHRLEEIERIGDRITVLKDGASTASNLPVATTPTRELIALMTGRTIEQVFPPRPGVAADAPQVLEVEDLSLGRLFSGVSLSVRAGEIVGLAGLVGSGRSEILETIAGYRKATAGTVRVKGTDLPHGSVERAVEAGMGLSPEERKSQGLLLEEPIFKNATLSTFSRFAKGPFLDEAAERQATAEQMKALHLRPAEPNRVTRTLSGGNQQKVMLARWLIHGTEVLLLDEPTRGVDVGARVEIYGLIRELAARGTAILVVSSEIDEVLGLSDRVLVISDGHVIDERPADQLDEHGVLDLVMKGSAA from the coding sequence GTGATCGAAGACGACCACCCCGCGTCATTACTCGAGGTGCGGGGCCTCACCAAGTCATTCGGCCCCGCGAAGGCGCTCAAGGGGGTAGACCTTGACGTGCGCCCCGGCGAGGTGCACTGCGTGCTCGGGCAGAACGGCGCAGGCAAGTCAACGCTCATCAAGACGCTCTCGGGAGCGCATCAGCCGGACGAGGGCGAGATCCGCTGGCAGGGCGAAGCCGTCACAATCGCCAATCCGGTCGCGGCGCTGGAGCTCGGCATCGCCACGATGTACCAGGAACTCGACGTGGTCGACGGCCTCACCGTCGCCGAGAACATCTACTTGGGCCACGAGCTCTCGACCGGCGGCGTGCTGAACCGCAGGGCGGCTAACAAGGCGACTCGCGAACTCATGGCTCGCCTCGGCCACCCCGACCTCACACCATCGCGCGAGGTGGGCAGCCTCTCCCCCGCCAACAAGCAGATCGTGGCGATGGCGCGCGCGCTCAGTCACGACATCAAGCTGATGATCATGGACGAGCCCAGCGCCGTGCTCGACTCGGAGGAGGTGGACAACCTCTTCCGAATCGTCGAGGAGCTCACCGATCAGGGCATCTCCGTTATCTACATCTCGCACCGCCTCGAGGAGATCGAGAGGATCGGCGACCGCATCACGGTGCTCAAGGATGGGGCGAGCACCGCCTCCAACCTCCCGGTGGCGACGACTCCCACCCGCGAGCTGATCGCGCTCATGACGGGGCGCACCATCGAGCAGGTGTTTCCCCCGCGACCGGGCGTCGCGGCGGATGCGCCCCAGGTCCTCGAGGTCGAGGACCTTTCGCTCGGCCGCCTGTTCAGCGGCGTGAGCCTCTCGGTTCGGGCAGGAGAGATCGTGGGCCTGGCCGGGCTCGTCGGCTCCGGTCGCTCGGAGATCCTCGAGACGATCGCCGGCTATCGCAAGGCCACAGCCGGCACGGTGCGCGTCAAGGGAACTGACCTCCCGCACGGTTCCGTTGAGCGCGCCGTCGAGGCGGGCATGGGCCTGTCTCCGGAGGAGCGCAAGAGTCAGGGCCTGCTCCTCGAGGAGCCGATCTTCAAGAACGCGACGCTCTCGACCTTCTCTCGGTTCGCCAAGGGGCCGTTCCTCGACGAGGCAGCCGAGCGCCAGGCGACCGCGGAGCAGATGAAGGCGCTGCACCTTCGCCCCGCAGAGCCGAACCGCGTCACCCGCACCCTGTCCGGCGGCAACCAGCAGAAGGTCATGCTCGCCCGCTGGCTCATCCACGGCACCGAGGTGCTGCTGCTGGATGAGCCCACCCGTGGCGTGGACGTCGGCGCCCGCGTCGAGATCTACGGCCTGATCCGCGAGCTCGCGGCTCGTGGCACCGCGATCCTCGTGGTGTCGAGCGAGATCGACGAAGTCCTTGGCCTCTCGGACCGGGTGCTCGTCATCTCCGACGGCCACGTGATCGATGAACGTCCAGCAGACCAACTAGACGAGCACGGCGTGCTCGACCTCGTGATGAAAGGAAGTGCCGCGTGA
- a CDS encoding ABC transporter permease — protein sequence MDSPPAESGRRLRVPASAGRNAGLVIALLVLVVVGWITAGSTFMQVDNFLVILRLASVIGVVAIGVTFVITAGGIDLSVGSVLGLSSVVATLGAVQTAASGFWPLMVFAALATGIVAGLTNGLIIAYGKVVSFMATLAMLVAARGAAELISQRQTQVISNTGFLKFFRGDLLGISWVIWIFAAVAVAGWFLLNRTTFGRRTVAIGGNATAARLAGVNVKRHTMYLYMLSGGAAGIAATMLLSRTTAGTSTHGQLYELDAIAAVVVGGTLLVGGRGTIGGTVLGVLLFATLTNVFTQNNLSTSVQLVAKGVIIVVAVILQQRFANREGTASP from the coding sequence ATCGACTCGCCACCTGCGGAGTCAGGCCGCCGCCTCCGGGTGCCCGCCTCGGCGGGCCGCAACGCCGGCCTCGTGATCGCGCTGCTGGTCCTCGTGGTGGTGGGCTGGATCACCGCGGGCTCCACCTTCATGCAGGTGGACAACTTCCTGGTGATTCTGCGCCTCGCCTCGGTGATCGGCGTAGTGGCGATCGGCGTCACCTTCGTCATCACGGCCGGCGGCATCGACCTCTCCGTGGGCTCGGTGCTCGGCCTGTCGAGCGTGGTGGCGACGCTCGGCGCGGTCCAGACCGCAGCGTCGGGCTTCTGGCCATTGATGGTCTTTGCCGCACTTGCCACAGGAATTGTCGCCGGACTCACGAACGGGCTCATCATCGCCTACGGCAAGGTGGTTTCGTTCATGGCGACGCTCGCGATGCTCGTCGCCGCTCGCGGCGCGGCGGAGCTGATCTCTCAGCGGCAGACCCAGGTGATCAGCAACACGGGCTTCCTGAAGTTCTTCCGCGGCGATCTGCTGGGCATCTCCTGGGTCATCTGGATCTTTGCGGCCGTTGCCGTCGCCGGCTGGTTCCTGCTCAACCGGACCACGTTCGGCCGCCGCACCGTGGCGATCGGCGGCAATGCCACCGCGGCGCGGCTCGCGGGCGTCAACGTCAAGCGCCACACGATGTACCTCTACATGCTCTCGGGAGGCGCGGCGGGAATCGCGGCGACGATGCTGCTGTCGCGCACCACGGCCGGCACGTCCACGCACGGTCAGCTGTATGAGCTCGACGCGATCGCTGCGGTGGTCGTTGGCGGCACGCTGCTCGTTGGCGGCCGCGGCACCATCGGCGGCACGGTGCTCGGCGTGCTCCTCTTCGCCACCTTGACCAACGTGTTCACGCAGAACAACCTGTCCACGTCCGTCCAGCTCGTGGCCAAAGGCGTGATCATCGTGGTCGCGGTCATCCTGCAGCAGCGCTTCGCCAACCGCGAGGGCACGGCGAGTCCGTAG